From one Solanum lycopersicum chromosome 12, SLM_r2.1 genomic stretch:
- the LOC101254074 gene encoding uncharacterized protein, whose product MEFLKIQNYNTLMTMKSIVLLLLCVVRVNAQVTLPSRQDGFWYKNRIADTETILIEAFFDPLCPDSRDSWPPLKLAIEHYGSRVSLVVHPFPLPYHDNAFISSRALHISNQLNSSATYRLLESFFDHQGKFYGNATINLSRSFVVDKIARFTAKSIGNSHYAAVKSAFTDPKTDHATRISFKYGCIKGVYGTPFFFVNGFPLADDGSTLDYNKWRKIIHPLLKN is encoded by the exons atggaATTCTTGAAAATTCAGAACTATAACACTCTCATGACCATGAAATCGATTGTGTTGCTACTATTATGCGTTGTACGTGTGAACGCTCAGGTTACACTTCCATCTAGACAAGACGGATTTTGGTACAAGAACAGAATCGCTGATACAGAAACCATATTAATCGAGGCTTTCTTCGATCCCCTTTGCCCTGATAGCCGCGATTCATGGCCCCCTCTCAAGCTAGCTATCGAACACTATGGATCTCGTGTCTCTCTCGTTGTTCATCCGTTTCCTTTACC GTATCATGACAATGCATTTATCTCATCGCGAGCGTTGCATATTAGCAATCAGTTGAATTCTTCTGCAACATATAGATTACTCGAATCGTTCTTTGATCACCAG GGCAAGTTTTATGGCAACGCAACTATCAACTTGTCACGATCATTTGTCGTagataaaattgcaagatttaCAGCAAAATCAATTGGAAATTCACATTACGCTGCTGTAAAATCTGCATTTACTGACCCAAAAACTGATCATGCAACAAGAATTTCCTTCAAG TATGGTTGTATAAAAGGCGTATATGGAACGCCTTTTTTCTTCGTAAATGGTTTTCCTCTGGCTGATGATGGCTCAACATTGGACTACAATAAATGGAGAAAAATCATTCATCCATTGTTGAAGAACTAA